GGTATAAGGATGCTGGGGCGCGCGGAAGAGTTCAGCGGCAGGAGCCTGCTCGACGATTCGGCCATGCTGCATCACGGCTACCTGGTCGCCGGGCTGTCCGCACGCTTGGGCGACGACAGCTAAGTCGTGCGATATGAATAGCATGGCCAGCGAGTGAGAGCGGCGCAGGCTGGCCAGCAGCTCCAGAATCTGAGCCTGAACGGTGACGTCGAGCGCGGTGGTCGGCTCATCGGCGATGAGCAGCCGGGGCCGGTTAACGAGCGCCATGGCGATGAGGATTCTTTGGCGCTGTCCCCCCGAAAACTGGTGCGGATAGTGCCCAAACCGCGCCGCCGGGTCGGGCAGGGCGACGTCGTGCATCGCCTCCAGAACCTTTTTTTTGATGGCGTTACGATCCATCTCGGGGTGGTGCGCCTGGACCGCCTCGGCGATCTGCTGCCCCACGGTCATGGCCGGGTTCAGTGCCGACATCGGCTCCTGAAAGATCATGGCGATGCCGCTGCCGCGCTGGCGGCGCATCTCTGGCTCGGGCAGGGCGAGCAGGTTCTGTCCCGCAAAGGTGATGGAGCCGGTGACCTGTGCCGAGGGCGGCAGCAGCCGCAGCAGCGCCAGCGAGGTGGCCGACTTGCCGGAGCCGGACTCGCCCACCAGCCCGAGCGTCTGCCCCTGCCGGATGGCGAAGGAGATTCCGTGGACGACGGGACGGCCTCCGAAGGCGACGGTGAGGTCCGAAACCTCGAGCAGCGGGTTGTCCGATTGGGAATCCACCACATGAATGGTAGCTGAATGGAGGCATCGGCTGGCACGACCTGCCGGATATCGCGTCTAATGCCAGTATGAGGATCTGCGGCAAAGGTCGGGTCGCGTCGGCGGTCGCCGGAGTCGTTGCGCTTGCCTTGCCCGTTGCAGTCCCCCTTGCCGCCCAGATGCACGCTGTCAAAAAGCCCGAGACCGTGGTGCGGGCGGTGGGGGTCTACGAGTGGACCGGCGACGTGGCTAAGCCCGCGGCCAGTCGCCTCATCCCGGTCACGCTCTTCATCGACGGCAGTTTGCAGGACGCTGGAGTCTACCTTGCCCGTCCCGTCCCCATGGCGCTCGAGACCGGAACAATCTTCGAGCTGGACCAGTCCGGCGTGCCTAAAGGGCTGCTGGATCTTGCATTTGCGCGTCACCTGCAACCGGCCGAGGAGAGTTCGGCGGCTCCGTACGACGACGGCTGGTTTGGCTACGGGCAGTACAAGGCGCTGCCCACGCCCAAGCTGACGCCGCCTTCGGGCAAGGTGCGTCTCTCGAAGGGCACGGTGCAGAGCAGCAAGCCGGATACTGCGCGTCCGCATTTTTCTTCAGACAACAAGAGTCCGGACAGCACCGCAAACAAAAGTGCGAGCACCACGGCCAACAGCGATCCGGACCGCCCGACGATGCGGCGGCGGGACGACTCCGGCAGCACTTCGACGTCCACGCCCTCGGCCTCTTCGAGCACCCCCACAACGACGGCTTCAACCCCCAAGCCGGACGATGATCCGAACCGTCCGACAATGAAACGCCGCGACGACTCGGCTTCGAGTACTCCCTCAACTCCTGCGGCTTCTACAACTTCGCCCCCTTCCACACCAAGCACGACGGCTTCTACAAGCAAGTCGGACGACCCCGACCGTCCGACGATGAAGAGAAAGTCGGATTCCGGCAGCGATAGCTCCTCGGCAGGCTCTTCGGATTCAAAGACCTCCAGCAGCGACTCTGACCCCGACCGTCCGACGATGAAGCGCCGAAGCGATTCCGGTAGCACGACGGCATCCAGCAGTACCCCCGCCGATGACCCGGACCGTCCGACGATGAAGAGAAGGTCGGATTCCGGCAGCGATAGCTCCTCGGCAGGCTCTTCGGATTCAAAGACTTCCAGCAGCGACTCCGACCCCGACCGCCCGACGATGAAGCGTCGGAGCGACTCCGGCAGCACCACGGCGTCGAGCGACTCCCCGGCCGACGACCCGGACAGGCCTACTTTAAAAAAGCGTAGCCCAGCCGAGAAAAAGGCGGCGCAGAAGGGAGGCGGAGCGTCGGTCTCCGAGGTCGGCTCCTTGAATGACGACCCCAACCGCCCCAACCTGCACCGTGGCAAGCCCACCCACGCCATGACCGACGACGACCTGCCCAAACTGATCGGGCTGCCGCCGGACCTGCACCAGATGGTCGCGGTATCGGACGCGGTCGACCGCCCCCAGCACGACTTCGCCCGTGCCTGGGAGAGCAAGGAGGAGCAGGAGACAGTGCTGGGCAAGATGCGCGATCTGGCCCGGAATCGGCTGAAGACATACGCCGGAGTCGCTCCCGCTTCGCCGCCGACCAAGCCAATAGTCGTTCGTACCGGAGCCCATCGGAGCAAGGCCGTAACTCCGCCACCTCCTCCTCCGCTGCCGCTGTCGGATGAGGTGTTGAAGGCTTACACCCTGAGTTACGGCGGCGCGCCGACCTACAGCTTCTCGGCCTCGTCGCCGAGCCCGGATGGAGCCACCGTCCAGTACGTGACGGTGATTGCCCAGGCCGACGCCAACAACGACCTGCGGGTAGCGCTCGACAACGTCACCGACTCGCGGCACCTGGACCGCACGCCCCGGCTGCGGCTGGTGGACGTGGTGGATGCGGAGGCATCGAACCGGGCCAGCCTGCTGGTCGAGCTGCGCGCGCAGCACAGCCGTACCTTTGCCCTATACCGCCTCATCGGGGCGCAGGCCGAGCAGGTCTTTTCCACTGGAAGCACGCAGTAACAGCAGAAAGCAACCCCTTGAAATACAAGAATTCCCGGGTACTTAAGTGCTTAGGTATCAAGCGTGATCCCCTTTTTGAAGCACCATTGTTGCAGCAGTCACATCCCCTTCATCTTGTGGGGAAATACTTGCAGCGAAAGGTAACCTAAGGCACGGGGAGGGGGTTCTATGAGCCAGTCGAGCATCTCATATTGGTGGCGCGAGCCGAAGGCGACCGAAGGTTTTCGTACCGGGGTCTCGTTGCACAGCCACACCAGCATGTCGCGGGAGACGCTCGACTTCATCGCGGAGCTCTCGAGCGACTGGCGCTGGCTGCAGCGTGTGATGCGTTGGGCCGAGGACCGCTCGGCGCGCTGCTCGGGCATCCGTCCCAACTACGCGGCCAGCTACTGGACCCCACCGTTGACGCCGCGTCTGGCTTTTGACCTGGAGCGTACGCAGGTGGAAGAGAAGCTGCAACTGGCGTCCCTGGTCTCGATCACAGATCACGACGACATCCGCGCCCCGATGCTGCTGCGCTCGATCGACAGCGCCCGGCACATCCCGGTCTCGCTGGAGTGGACGGTGCCGTACGGAGCCACCGCATTCCACCTCGGCGTCCACAACCTGCCCAGCGCCACTGCCTTGGAGTGGATGGTGCGGCTGGAGGCCTTCACGGCGATGAAGTCGTCCGAGCAGCCCGCGGGGATGCTGACGGCGATGCTGGCCGAGCTCGACGAGCTGCCCGGCGTGCTCATCGTCTTCAACCACCCGCTCTGGGATCTCTACCGCATCGGCAACGCCAAGCATGAGGCGCTGGTCAACGACTTTCTGGCGGTGAACGGCCAGTTCATCCACGCGCTGGAGCTGAACGGCCTGCGCGATTGGAAGGAGAATCGCGAGATCTCGACGCTGGCGGGCAAGTGGAACCAACTGGTAATCTCGGGCGGCGACCGCCACGGGGTGGAGCCGAACGCGAACGTGAACCTGACCCACGCGACCAGCTTCACCGAGTTCGTCTACGAGGTGCGGCGCGAGCGGATCTCGCATGTGCTCTACATGCCGCAGTACGCCGAGCCGTGGAAGCACCGTATCCTGCAGTCGACGCTGGACGCGATCCGCGACTACCCGCACTTCCCCGAAGGCTCGCAGCGCTGGGATGAGCGCGTCTTCCACCCCGACTCGAAGGGCGAGATCCGCCCGCTCTCGACGCTGTGGAACGACGGTCAGGCCCCGGTTTATCTGCGGTTCATCCTGAACGCGGTTCGTATGATGGGCGCGGCTCCGGTCTCGGGCGGCCTGCGCATGGCATGGAGCGACACCAGCGAGATGCGCGCCGCGCTGAGCAAGCTAGACGCATAGCACTTCGGCACTTCGTGCGGTTCTCGTTGCGGTATGGGCGGGATTCTCTTCTGAGGTCCTCCCGCTGGTCGGAAACGAGCATTTTGTTTCCGACCAGCGGGAGGACCGTTGCCTCTTGAGTCATCGAGACAAGGTATACGCGTCACGAAGTGACCGCCCTCCGCGTAGGAGGCCCGTCCGGCAGGACAATGTCTTTTAAGGCCACGAAACTATGCCGATGTACCCTAGTTCGATGCAGGCTCCGCGCATCGCTTACTTTCCGGATTCGTTCCACGAGGTCAATGGGGTCGCGCATACCAGCCGGAACTTCGTGGCTTATGCGGAGCGGCACGGCCTTCCCTTTCTGTGCGTGCGCGCGGGCGACCGCGACACCGCCGAGCACCGTCGCGGCGAGCTGACCACGCTGGAGCTGCCACGGAGCTGGGTCGCGGTCGGCATGGAAAAAGACCTCTCCTTCGACCCGCTCTACTGGCGGCACGGAGACGTGATCGAAGAGGCTTTGCTGCGCTTCCGCCCCGATGTCATCCACATGACCGGGCCGAGTGAGCTGGGGATCTTTGCCGCGTACTTTGCCTGGAAGCTGGGGATTCCGCTGGCCGCCTCGTGGCACACCAACGTACACGAGTACGCGGCGCGGCGGCTGGACTGGCTGACGGCCCTGCTGCCCGAGGCGATGGGCCAGAGCACCTCATCCGGCATCGAGGCCGGGGCGCTGGAGCTGACGGGGCGTTTTTACCGGCTGGCCAAGGTGCTCTTCGCGCCCAACACGGAGCTGTGCGCCATGCTGGAGCAGGCCACCGGCAGGCAGTGCCAGTTGATGCAGCGCGGCGTGGATACGGAGCTGTTTTCTCCAGCCCATCGGCAGCCAGACCAGCCGGAGAGACCCTTTACACTGGGGTACGTCGGGCGGCTTTCGGTGGAGAAGAACGTCTCCCTGCTGCCGCGGATTCAGGACGCGCTGACGAGCGCCGGGATCGATGCACGGTTTCTGATTATTGGGCACGGGGCGGAGGAGGAGGCGCTGCGGCGTGCTCTGCCCACGGCCGAGTTTGCCGGGGTGCTGCGCGGGCCGGATCTGGCGCGAGCCTATGCCCGCATGGACCTGCTGGTCTTTCCCTCGCACACCGACACCTTCGGCAACGTGGTGCTGGAGGCGCTGGCCAGCGGGGTTCCGGCGGTGGTGACGCCGGACGGTGGCCCGAAGTACATCGTCCGCGAGGGCGAGACGGGGCATATCGTGCCGGACGAGGGCTTTGTCGGCGCGATCTCCGGGGTGCTGAACGATCCTGAGCAATTGGTCCGTATGCGCGCAACGGCGCGGCAGTATGCCTTGGGGTGCAGTTGGGATTCGGTCTTCGATCGGGTGTATACGGCGTACGTGGAGATGCTTGAGCGTGAGGCAGCGGTGAAGCGGCTGGCATAGCAGTTGTTACGCGAAGCGTCGAGTACCGCACGAAGTGCCGCCCGCCCGGCGTGAGGCCGCACTTGCCGTTGCCTGTTGTTGGCTGTCATTCAGGAGCGAAGCGGAGGAATCTGCTTCTGTCGTTGCCGTTGCTTCTGGTCAGGTCGGGGCTTTAGCCCCGAGGTATGCTTTTTTCTCCCTACTTCAGATGCGGCTCGCCGATGTAGACCCCATATGGCGGCAGCGTAAACGAGCCCACCTGGATCGGCTGAATGTAGCTCCCGCTCGCGGTCGAGGGGATCAGGTTACGCAGGAATCCGGCGTGCAGGTCGTGCGTCAACGAGGCTTGACTGGGGTGCGAAGCCAGGTTGAGGACGATGACCACGGGATCTCCGGACGCGGGCCTGCGGATCCACCCGACCACATCGGGATTGCCTGTATCGAGCAGCGTGCTGGCGCCGGAGCTGAGGGCTGGATTGTTGTGGTGCATCGCGCTCAACTGGCGATACCAGCCCAGCAGGGACTTGGGATCGGGGTCTTCGGCGGCGACGGTGGCTGTCGTATTGTTTATCGGCAGCCAGGGCTTACCGGTACTGAAGCCGGGCGTTCCGCCCCAGGGCATCAACGCCGGAGCCACGGCCGCAAGGGATGCCTGCGCGGCGGCTGGAAGCGACTCCGGTTTGGTTGTGGAGGCTGCCTGAAGACCAATCTCCTGCCCGTAATACAGGTTCGCGGCGGAGCGGCTGGTCAGCAGCAGGGTGGCCAGCAGGCGTGCGATGGCAGTGCTCTGCGCGGGATCGGCGTAGCGATCCGGGCTGCGCGGGTGGTCCGGGGAGTCGGTGAAAAAGACCGGGGCAGTGCGATTCGGAGCCAGCGAGTCGAGCAGGGCGCGGCGCAGGTCGGAGCCGCTGAGATGATCGGTGAGGGCCAGCGGCGGCGTCAGGGCCAACTGGGCGGAGGCAGCGCCAAGCTCGGCATCGGCCAGGATCACGCGCTGGCCGCCAAAGCCGTCGGCCACCTGTCTTAGCTGGCGCGCGGTCTGTTCGACATCGGCGGCGGTCATGGGGGCTTTGGCGTCACGTATCAGGCGAAGTCCGGCGATGCCGCGGCTGAACCAGAAGCGGGCCAGTCCGGTCATCTCGGCGGCGGAGCGCCCGGCGGTGAGCGGCAGGTCGATGATGGTGCGGATGCGGCGGCGGCTGGCCTGCTGGATCAGGTCGTCGAAGTCGCCCGGAGCGCCGTAGAGCGGGTCCGGCTCCGGAGCTGCTCCGGCAGTGAGGGTGATCTTCAGCGGCGAGAGC
This is a stretch of genomic DNA from Granulicella sp. WH15. It encodes these proteins:
- a CDS encoding glycosyltransferase, with translation MYPSSMQAPRIAYFPDSFHEVNGVAHTSRNFVAYAERHGLPFLCVRAGDRDTAEHRRGELTTLELPRSWVAVGMEKDLSFDPLYWRHGDVIEEALLRFRPDVIHMTGPSELGIFAAYFAWKLGIPLAASWHTNVHEYAARRLDWLTALLPEAMGQSTSSGIEAGALELTGRFYRLAKVLFAPNTELCAMLEQATGRQCQLMQRGVDTELFSPAHRQPDQPERPFTLGYVGRLSVEKNVSLLPRIQDALTSAGIDARFLIIGHGAEEEALRRALPTAEFAGVLRGPDLARAYARMDLLVFPSHTDTFGNVVLEALASGVPAVVTPDGGPKYIVREGETGHIVPDEGFVGAISGVLNDPEQLVRMRATARQYALGCSWDSVFDRVYTAYVEMLEREAAVKRLA
- a CDS encoding alpha-amylase family glycosyl hydrolase yields the protein MISPASPASRKAPKRFPILFLLALALGAGAGASAQTLAHSHWAGDGISADPWWRTAVFYQIDPLTFQDSNGDGFGDLAGVTQRLDYLQSLNVDAILLSPLKITLTAGAAPEPDPLYGAPGDFDDLIQQASRRRIRTIIDLPLTAGRSAAEMTGLARFWFSRGIAGLRLIRDAKAPMTAADVEQTARQLRQVADGFGGQRVILADAELGAASAQLALTPPLALTDHLSGSDLRRALLDSLAPNRTAPVFFTDSPDHPRSPDRYADPAQSTAIARLLATLLLTSRSAANLYYGQEIGLQAASTTKPESLPAAAQASLAAVAPALMPWGGTPGFSTGKPWLPINNTTATVAAEDPDPKSLLGWYRQLSAMHHNNPALSSGASTLLDTGNPDVVGWIRRPASGDPVVIVLNLASHPSQASLTHDLHAGFLRNLIPSTASGSYIQPIQVGSFTLPPYGVYIGEPHLK
- a CDS encoding ABC transporter ATP-binding protein yields the protein MDSQSDNPLLEVSDLTVAFGGRPVVHGISFAIRQGQTLGLVGESGSGKSATSLALLRLLPPSAQVTGSITFAGQNLLALPEPEMRRQRGSGIAMIFQEPMSALNPAMTVGQQIAEAVQAHHPEMDRNAIKKKVLEAMHDVALPDPAARFGHYPHQFSGGQRQRILIAMALVNRPRLLIADEPTTALDVTVQAQILELLASLRRSHSLAMLFISHDLAVVAQACGQPGDQVAVMQHGRIVEQAPAAELFRAPQHPYTRRLLASTPTMQTDRGLPLASLA